The Streptococcus respiraculi sequence TTGACATTGTTGGTGTTTTGACCCAGTACGAGCCTGTCCTACTCAACTCTTATGTTGCCCAATCGCAGCGTTGGGGATTGGATGTGCAAGGTTCAGGTGTCTTTGTGCTTCCTCCAAGTGAAAAAATTGAAGGATTCGGTCTTTATAAAGGAACGGCTGACGCCATTACCCAAAATATCGACTTCGTAGACCTTCACGACCCTGAATATGTCCTCATTTTATCGGGTGACCACATATACAAGATGAACTACGACAAGCTACTTGACACCCACATTCAAAATGAAGCTGATGCAACGATTGCCGTTATCGAAGTCCCAATGAAAGAAGCATCTCGCTTTGGTATCATGAATACAGACAGCGAATACCGCATCGAAGAATTTGAAGAAAAACCAGCCAAACCTAAGAGCAATCTAGCTTCTATGGGAATCTACATCTTCACTTGGAAAACCTTACGGAAATATCTCCTTGAAGACGATAAACTTGACACCTCATCGCATGACTTCGGCCATGACATTATTCCAAAATATTTAGCAGACGGCAAACGCCTCTACGCTCACCCATTCCGTGGCTACTGGAAAGACGTGGGTACTGTCAACAGCCTCTGGGAATCCAACATGGACTTGATTGACC is a genomic window containing:
- a CDS encoding glucose-1-phosphate adenylyltransferase, giving the protein MAQNKLLAMILAGGRGTRLEGLTKKVAKPAVAFGGKYRIIDFPLSNCANSGIDIVGVLTQYEPVLLNSYVAQSQRWGLDVQGSGVFVLPPSEKIEGFGLYKGTADAITQNIDFVDLHDPEYVLILSGDHIYKMNYDKLLDTHIQNEADATIAVIEVPMKEASRFGIMNTDSEYRIEEFEEKPAKPKSNLASMGIYIFTWKTLRKYLLEDDKLDTSSHDFGHDIIPKYLADGKRLYAHPFRGYWKDVGTVNSLWESNMDLIDHADDLDLSDSSWRIYSEDSGSPAQVIGSNATVRSAYIDKGAIIEGNVEHSVISTDVVVNEGASVKNSVLLPGAVIGENVQLDYVIVAENIKIAEGTKLSGTADAILLIDKNVSK